The genomic window TGGGCGTCAATGGCCGTACTGGAGGCAGTCTTGGCATCCTTGGGATCCAAGGTGAGGTCACCCGTAACGGGGTCCTTCACCACTGTCACTCCGTGCAGCTGCAGCAGGCTGGTGACAACCTCTACATCCTTGATTTCCGGCACGTTCCTCAGCACCGATGGTTCGCTGCCCAGCAACGCCGCCACCATGGCCTTGGGCACCAGGTTCTTGGCACCGCGAACGGTCACTCGTCCCGTTAATGGGACGCCACCGCGGATTGTCAGAACACTACTCATCTATACCGGTTTCCTCACGACTACTCGCCCCCCAAACTTACAAAGGCTCCAGCTAAGCATAGAAGCTTGCGTTACCGAACCGAAATGGACGCACCCTGCGCCGGCCGTACCGGGCCTCAGCGGGCCCTCTACGAAAAAGGACCGGCGGGCAGTCCTTCACGGTGCCCACCGGTCCACAATCTGCCGCTGTGCGGCCTTGGTTGAAGGCTTTAGCCAGCCTCAACCTTCGCAGGAAGCGTCTTCGGTTTGAAGGAAGGCCGCGTGGCCTCGTAAGCGGTGATGTCTTCCTCGTGCTGCAGGGTCAGGCCGATGTCATCCAGGCCTTCCAGGAGGCGCCAGCGGGTGTAGTCGTCGATGTCGAAGGGAGCAACAACATTGCCGCACTCCACGGTTTTGCTGACCAGGTCCACCTTGACTTCGGTGCCGGGGGCGTTCTCCAGGACCTTCCAGATGAGTTCAATGTCATCCTGCGCCACCTGTGCGGCGAGCAAACCCTGCTTGCCGGAGTTTCCGCGGAAAATATCGGCAAACCGGGAAGAAAGTACGGCTTTGAAACCGTAGTCCTTCAGCGCCCAGACAGCGTGCTCGCGGGATGAGCCGGTTCCGAAGTCGGGTCCGGCCACCAGCACTGAGCCGGCATTGAACGGGGCTTGGTTGAGGATGAATGACTCATCCTTGCGCCAGGCAGCGAACAGGGCGTCTTCGAAGCCGGTTCGCGTGATGCGCTTGAGGTAGACGGCAGGAATGATCTGGTCGGTGTCCACGTTGCTCTGGCGCAACGGCACGCCGATCCCGGTGTGGGTGGTGAATGCTTCCATGATGATCCTCCTAGACTGCTGTTCCGGTCAGGCTGCCGGCCGTGGCGGACTCAAGGTCCGACGGCGAGCTCAGCGTGCCACGTACGGCTGTGGCCGCAGCGACAACAGGTGAGACCAAGTGGGTGCGTCCCCCCTTGCCTTGCCTGCCCTCAAAGTTGCGGTTGGACGTTGATGCGCAGCGCTCTCCCGGCTCCAGTTGGTCCGGGTTCATGCCCAGGCACATCGAGCAACCGGCGAAACGCCATTCGGCGCCAAATTCCTTGAAGACCTTGTCCAGGCCTTCCGCTTCGGCTTCCAGTCGGACACGGGCCGAGCCGGGAACCACCAGCATACGGACCTGGGGGTCTTTCTCACGGCCGCGGATGATGTCCGCAGCGGCGCGGAGGTCCTCGATGCGGGAGTTGGTGCAGGATCCAAGGAAGACCGTGTCCACGC from Arthrobacter sp. StoSoilB20 includes these protein-coding regions:
- the leuD gene encoding 3-isopropylmalate dehydratase small subunit; protein product: MEAFTTHTGIGVPLRQSNVDTDQIIPAVYLKRITRTGFEDALFAAWRKDESFILNQAPFNAGSVLVAGPDFGTGSSREHAVWALKDYGFKAVLSSRFADIFRGNSGKQGLLAAQVAQDDIELIWKVLENAPGTEVKVDLVSKTVECGNVVAPFDIDDYTRWRLLEGLDDIGLTLQHEEDITAYEATRPSFKPKTLPAKVEAG